In a genomic window of Aerosakkonema funiforme FACHB-1375:
- a CDS encoding NlpC/P60 family protein — protein MKLSIKIEINSENLAVPNTKPVEEVEYLPVSRQSDKKVDVVAIALAMFLGILLFGGTQAVKNTSVNIASKQGKTTAVLTADKLRQDIATEALKRVRNKENFRPGVSAQCMFWVRSVLESKGINLPVSQQPFDELVRGNVAAPGMAQSLSGADIGKQIYRIQDLMPGDLVFYLDTYGNDPEGSITHVGFFVGNKKIAHRPTASGRVKLDSVTKYKFGVGVRIHDKFLRGVS, from the coding sequence GTGAAACTGTCAATCAAGATAGAAATAAACTCTGAAAACCTTGCCGTTCCAAATACAAAGCCCGTTGAGGAAGTTGAGTATCTTCCTGTTTCGCGTCAATCAGACAAAAAAGTAGATGTGGTAGCGATCGCTTTGGCAATGTTTTTAGGTATTTTACTTTTTGGCGGCACTCAAGCGGTAAAAAATACTAGCGTTAATATTGCAAGCAAGCAAGGTAAAACTACAGCGGTGTTGACCGCAGATAAACTCAGGCAAGATATAGCAACAGAAGCTCTCAAAAGAGTGCGAAATAAGGAAAACTTTAGGCCGGGCGTATCTGCCCAGTGTATGTTTTGGGTGCGGTCTGTGCTTGAGAGTAAAGGTATAAATCTACCAGTGTCGCAACAGCCATTTGATGAGTTAGTGCGGGGAAATGTGGCAGCACCTGGGATGGCTCAATCGTTGTCTGGGGCTGATATAGGAAAGCAAATTTATCGAATACAAGATCTCATGCCAGGGGATTTGGTTTTTTACCTTGACACTTATGGCAATGACCCCGAAGGAAGTATAACTCATGTGGGATTTTTTGTAGGAAACAAGAAAATCGCGCATCGACCTACTGCTTCTGGGCGGGTGAAGTTAGATTCAGTCACCAAATACAAGTTCGGTGTAGGGGTGCGAATTCACGACAAATTCTTGAGGGGTGTATCATGA
- a CDS encoding DEAD/DEAH box helicase: MDNLYTFKFNRTSTLTSLCEGLIDPIEYYEARKELFSLSLMADYDQLVCLSALTKIDKHWYQIETARKVLRQLGGRALLADEVGLGKTIEAGLICSEYFARGMIQSLLVLTPASLVSQWQSELLEKFNIDTVTTDDTGRQLSPEEFWTSHRSIIASLHTAKSPKHYAHVTQRNWDLVIVDEAHHLKNRTTLNWKLVNALNKRYILMLTATPVQNSLVELFNLLTLLKPGLLKTEAAFKKEYVDSKNGRVPKNSEKLRQLMREVMVRNTRSLVDVKLPKRFATTITVTPSAGEQKLYRDLTEFLRNSGENLDKLSINNLLMRAGSSSRALAETLKNLSQRLPDEEWKSFTRRAAQIKQVEKAKRLIELLKQSHTKTIVFTTFKATSSYLAETFREAGIAFAEFLGSMSLKEKDAAIDAFRDNVPVLLASETGGEGRNIQFASAIVNYDLPWNPMKIEQRIGRIHRIGQTQDVFIFNFCQKDSIEEYILRILHDKINMFELVVGEIETILGNVDEEFDFSEAIVDIWLKHQTPSALNTAFGQLADELIKAKDEYRETSELESQIFGEDFEA; this comes from the coding sequence ATGGACAACCTGTACACCTTCAAATTCAACCGCACCTCAACCTTAACCTCCCTTTGTGAAGGGCTAATTGACCCAATTGAATACTATGAAGCCCGAAAAGAACTATTTTCCTTATCATTAATGGCAGATTACGACCAACTGGTATGTCTATCTGCACTCACCAAAATCGACAAACACTGGTATCAAATAGAAACTGCCAGAAAAGTCCTCAGACAACTAGGAGGACGCGCCTTACTTGCCGATGAAGTAGGATTGGGGAAAACCATCGAAGCGGGACTCATCTGTTCCGAATACTTCGCAAGAGGAATGATTCAATCTCTATTAGTTCTTACTCCAGCTTCTCTCGTCTCCCAATGGCAATCGGAATTACTAGAAAAATTTAACATAGATACCGTCACCACCGACGACACCGGACGGCAACTTTCCCCGGAAGAATTCTGGACATCTCATCGCAGTATTATCGCCTCTCTCCACACCGCCAAATCTCCTAAACATTATGCCCACGTTACTCAAAGAAATTGGGATTTAGTCATTGTGGATGAAGCTCACCACTTAAAAAATCGTACCACACTTAATTGGAAACTGGTCAATGCCCTGAATAAAAGATATATTTTAATGCTCACCGCTACCCCCGTCCAGAACTCTTTAGTAGAACTGTTTAATCTTCTCACCCTCCTGAAACCGGGCTTATTAAAAACTGAAGCTGCATTTAAAAAAGAATACGTTGATTCTAAAAACGGACGAGTTCCTAAAAATTCCGAAAAACTGCGTCAGCTAATGCGGGAAGTAATGGTACGGAATACTCGTTCTTTGGTAGACGTGAAATTACCTAAACGGTTTGCTACTACCATCACCGTTACTCCTTCTGCTGGCGAACAGAAACTCTATCGAGATTTAACTGAATTTTTACGGAATTCTGGCGAAAATTTAGATAAACTATCAATTAATAATCTCTTAATGAGAGCGGGTTCTTCCAGTCGCGCCTTAGCCGAGACATTGAAAAATTTATCCCAAAGATTACCGGATGAAGAATGGAAAAGTTTTACCAGACGCGCTGCCCAAATTAAACAAGTAGAAAAAGCTAAGCGCCTGATAGAGTTATTAAAGCAATCTCACACGAAAACTATCGTTTTTACTACCTTTAAAGCCACCAGTAGTTACTTAGCAGAAACTTTTCGAGAGGCGGGGATTGCTTTTGCTGAGTTCTTAGGAAGTATGTCTCTCAAAGAAAAAGATGCTGCCATAGACGCTTTTAGAGACAACGTTCCTGTTTTGTTGGCATCCGAAACTGGTGGAGAAGGACGTAATATACAATTTGCTTCGGCAATTGTCAACTACGATTTACCTTGGAATCCAATGAAAATAGAACAGCGCATCGGCAGGATTCACCGCATCGGACAAACTCAGGACGTGTTTATCTTCAACTTTTGTCAAAAGGATAGCATAGAAGAATATATCTTGCGAATTCTCCATGATAAAATTAATATGTTTGAATTAGTAGTGGGAGAAATAGAGACTATTTTAGGTAATGTAGATGAAGAGTTTGATTTTAGTGAAGCTATTGTCGATATTTGGTTAAAGCATCAAACTCCATCAGCCCTAAATACAGCTTTTGGACAGTTGGCTGATGAGTTAATTAAGGCGAAAGATGAATATCGAGAAACCAGTGAATTAGAATCTCAAATATTTGGAGAAGATTTTGAAGCTTGA
- a CDS encoding Rieske (2Fe-2S) protein, with the protein MTYSSVQPNSLLRAATLAELQEKGQLLIRLNQQTIALFYSKERVYAIDNRCPHMGFPLHSSVCKDGIVTCPWHYARFDRRSGGTFDSWADDVRSLRVQVTDGEIWIDLSVQVNPKAHQQQRLQDGLEQGISLVIAKSAIALLDLGVELTEPFQVGLTFGTRYNKAGWDTGLTMLTCMMNIMPYLDESDRPRALYQGLSAVARDSAEAPPHFRVHPLPTANLDFPTLKAWFRQFIEQRDREAAERCLMTAVQSGMSRTQIAEMLFAAATDHRYLDVGHVLDFINKALEALDAIDWQEAQPILASLVTGLANATRMEESSSWRYPVDLVAILETAFQQLPTALESGQLQRGQWIQPPELVSVLLGDNPQAIADSLLNALQSGCTEVQLAQIVAYAAALRVARFNTNNDHGDWNSAHHPFTFANAVHQGIRRVPTVELLRGVFDAAMSVYLNRFLNVPPARLPEPKDTIADPESLLSSLPELLDRQQQVNETGRLVAQYLYSGGKPERLMAILAKLMLRENRDFHVIQSIEAAFRLYTQLADPLEGVPVLVATARYLAAHAPRMRSHEQTYQMAYRLHQGLRLFEETDESVGDG; encoded by the coding sequence ATGACATACAGTTCAGTGCAACCAAATTCCCTGCTGCGTGCTGCTACTTTGGCAGAACTTCAGGAGAAAGGGCAATTACTCATCCGCCTTAACCAACAGACTATTGCGCTGTTTTACAGTAAGGAGCGAGTTTATGCGATCGACAACCGCTGTCCGCACATGGGCTTTCCCTTGCATAGCAGCGTGTGCAAAGATGGCATTGTCACCTGTCCCTGGCATTACGCACGCTTCGATCGACGCAGCGGTGGCACTTTCGATTCCTGGGCAGATGATGTACGATCGTTAAGAGTACAGGTTACTGACGGCGAGATCTGGATCGATCTCTCAGTGCAAGTAAATCCAAAAGCGCATCAACAACAGCGATTACAGGATGGTTTAGAGCAGGGAATTTCACTTGTGATTGCCAAATCAGCGATCGCTCTTTTAGATTTGGGCGTAGAATTAACAGAACCGTTTCAAGTTGGTTTAACCTTCGGTACTCGCTACAACAAAGCAGGATGGGATACCGGACTGACTATGCTTACCTGCATGATGAATATCATGCCTTATTTGGATGAGAGCGATCGCCCCCGTGCTTTGTATCAAGGACTGTCTGCTGTGGCACGAGATTCTGCTGAAGCACCACCGCATTTTCGAGTACATCCTTTACCTACGGCTAATCTTGACTTTCCTACCCTAAAAGCTTGGTTTCGTCAGTTTATCGAACAGCGCGATCGGGAAGCAGCAGAACGCTGTTTGATGACAGCCGTACAATCGGGAATGAGCCGAACTCAGATTGCCGAAATGTTATTTGCGGCTGCAACTGACCATCGCTACCTTGATGTCGGTCATGTTCTAGATTTTATCAACAAAGCTCTGGAAGCATTGGATGCGATCGATTGGCAAGAAGCACAACCCATACTAGCAAGCTTGGTGACTGGGTTAGCAAATGCAACGCGGATGGAAGAATCAAGTTCTTGGCGTTATCCAGTGGATTTGGTTGCTATTCTGGAAACTGCATTTCAACAGTTACCTACTGCGCTGGAATCTGGACAATTGCAACGAGGACAATGGATTCAACCCCCAGAGTTAGTATCTGTTTTGTTAGGCGATAATCCACAAGCAATTGCAGATAGTTTGTTGAATGCGCTGCAATCGGGTTGCACGGAGGTACAATTAGCTCAAATTGTTGCTTATGCTGCTGCTCTAAGAGTCGCTCGCTTCAATACCAATAACGACCACGGAGATTGGAACAGCGCCCATCATCCTTTTACCTTTGCTAATGCTGTACACCAAGGTATCCGACGAGTACCAACAGTCGAACTTTTACGTGGTGTATTCGATGCGGCAATGAGCGTCTATCTGAATCGATTTCTCAATGTTCCACCTGCTCGATTACCAGAACCAAAAGATACTATTGCCGATCCAGAATCGTTACTCTCTAGCTTACCAGAATTGCTCGATCGCCAGCAACAAGTTAACGAAACGGGACGATTAGTGGCGCAATATCTCTACAGTGGTGGTAAGCCGGAACGCTTGATGGCAATACTGGCCAAACTGATGTTACGAGAAAACCGGGATTTTCACGTAATTCAGTCAATCGAAGCTGCTTTTCGACTGTATACTCAGTTGGCAGATCCGTTGGAAGGTGTGCCTGTGTTGGTAGCAACGGCGCGATATTTGGCGGCTCATGCACCGAGGATGCGATCGCATGAACAAACTTATCAGATGGCGTATCGGTTGCATCAAGGCTTAAGATTATTTGAAGAAACAGATGAGTCAGTTGGCGACGGCTAA
- a CDS encoding FUSC family protein encodes MSSKSQRPLSWLWQQFQLKPGKPSIAAFLQTLVLVLVPIGIGVLLGHPAEAAIAVMGAWMVGLVNVEGVYRQRATAKIAAALAITAMLLLANLVHGILWLSTLTTFGVMLIVGLASLYGQAAASIGLVMSIMFIVALAKFATFANLSAVLEQCALCLAGGIWAIVVSLGLWVLRPYAPVLESVANCYQALNQLVISAGERAANPEDLQEWTNRFLQAQDNFTQALAGARSVWSAVWTSQRTANLRGNQLLVLMEDTSQITSSIVALVEQLSISSNHLLFQQLQPEIQQAIEQLSCTLQQMSKAITKANVSVHLEALNRALEALEYRWQTIRAQLHNQSVAVEPEEYTQVISLGKIGAIVKRLTEQVYSDAKLTASLQKGDGRSIVNPVVSQTRPSALSSILEPLKDNLTFDSVLYRHALRLAIVATIAELIASTLHISTGYWITLTAVVALKPNYGGTSQSILQRVLGTVLGGMIGIAIVILIHNSWVITGCLLLLIFTAVAVQSLSYSLFITLLTPAIILLLNVTSNGGWQIGVIRIVDSLAGGLLALLGSYLLFPQWERQQLPAQLEKTIRANLAYFEQVMADYIDSNQDASADSIAKERRQAALENANANAAAQRLFSEPRHIQGDVEPIATLILYLRAFFNSIVTLAEHRRELSGEYRCQELKQFANTIVGVMENLADALQQQQPLRPLPDLDSYLEAIRTRVEQLHVQRASELASANRRVTPTLQAILQGTPIFTQLDRIASEIASLHNAIVRWRSHLR; translated from the coding sequence ATGTCTTCTAAATCTCAACGACCGCTTTCTTGGCTGTGGCAGCAATTTCAACTTAAACCGGGTAAGCCTTCTATCGCTGCTTTTTTGCAGACTCTTGTATTAGTTTTGGTTCCCATTGGGATAGGAGTGCTGTTAGGTCATCCAGCAGAAGCTGCGATCGCAGTTATGGGAGCATGGATGGTCGGACTGGTAAACGTGGAGGGAGTGTATCGCCAGAGGGCAACCGCTAAGATTGCAGCCGCTCTTGCTATTACAGCCATGCTGTTGCTTGCCAATCTGGTTCATGGCATCCTTTGGCTATCGACTCTAACGACTTTTGGAGTGATGCTTATTGTAGGCTTGGCCAGTCTATACGGTCAAGCAGCGGCATCGATCGGCCTGGTTATGTCGATTATGTTTATCGTTGCACTGGCAAAATTTGCTACATTTGCCAATTTGTCTGCGGTACTTGAGCAATGTGCGCTGTGTTTGGCAGGTGGAATATGGGCAATCGTGGTTTCGTTGGGATTGTGGGTACTGCGTCCTTACGCCCCTGTTCTCGAATCAGTTGCCAATTGTTATCAGGCATTAAATCAATTAGTTATATCAGCAGGTGAAAGAGCGGCCAATCCAGAGGATCTCCAAGAATGGACAAACCGCTTCTTGCAAGCCCAGGATAATTTTACTCAGGCTTTAGCGGGAGCCCGTAGCGTCTGGTCGGCTGTATGGACTTCTCAAAGAACCGCCAATCTGCGGGGAAATCAACTGCTCGTTTTAATGGAGGATACATCCCAAATTACTTCTTCAATTGTGGCGTTAGTCGAACAGTTGTCGATTTCATCAAATCATCTGCTATTTCAGCAGTTGCAGCCAGAAATTCAGCAAGCGATCGAACAGTTGAGTTGTACATTGCAACAAATGTCAAAGGCGATTACAAAAGCAAACGTTTCTGTTCATCTCGAAGCTCTAAATCGAGCGCTCGAAGCTCTGGAATATCGGTGGCAAACTATACGCGCCCAACTACATAACCAGAGCGTTGCTGTTGAACCAGAGGAATATACACAAGTAATTAGCCTGGGCAAGATTGGCGCTATTGTCAAACGGCTGACAGAACAGGTTTATTCAGATGCAAAGTTGACTGCATCTTTACAAAAAGGAGACGGTCGAAGCATCGTTAATCCAGTGGTTAGCCAGACAAGGCCATCAGCACTTTCTTCTATTCTCGAACCGTTAAAAGATAATCTCACGTTTGATTCTGTCCTCTATCGCCACGCGCTGCGACTGGCGATAGTTGCTACGATCGCAGAACTAATTGCCTCAACATTGCACATTTCTACAGGTTATTGGATTACTCTAACCGCTGTAGTTGCTTTGAAGCCGAACTATGGCGGTACTTCTCAGAGTATCCTACAGCGGGTGTTGGGTACGGTGTTGGGAGGCATGATTGGGATTGCGATCGTTATACTAATTCACAATTCATGGGTAATAACGGGGTGTCTTCTTCTGTTGATTTTCACGGCAGTGGCAGTGCAATCCTTGAGCTACAGCTTGTTTATTACACTACTCACTCCGGCAATTATTTTGCTACTGAATGTGACGAGCAACGGTGGTTGGCAAATTGGAGTGATACGAATTGTTGATAGTTTGGCTGGAGGTTTATTAGCACTACTTGGCAGTTATTTGTTGTTTCCTCAATGGGAAAGGCAGCAACTTCCTGCCCAATTAGAAAAGACAATTAGAGCCAATCTTGCTTACTTTGAACAAGTGATGGCTGATTATATCGACTCCAACCAAGATGCGTCTGCTGACTCAATTGCCAAAGAGCGCCGTCAAGCGGCACTGGAGAATGCCAACGCCAACGCCGCCGCACAACGCTTGTTCAGCGAACCTCGTCATATCCAAGGAGACGTTGAACCGATCGCCACCCTGATACTGTATCTTCGCGCCTTTTTCAATTCGATCGTCACTCTGGCAGAACATCGTCGGGAATTGAGTGGAGAGTACCGATGTCAAGAGTTGAAGCAATTCGCCAATACTATTGTTGGGGTGATGGAGAATTTAGCTGATGCGCTGCAACAACAACAGCCACTCAGACCCTTACCGGATCTCGATTCTTATCTCGAAGCGATACGCACTCGCGTCGAACAACTTCATGTCCAGCGTGCATCAGAGTTAGCATCCGCTAATCGCAGGGTAACACCGACACTGCAAGCGATTCTCCAAGGCACTCCCATTTTCACGCAACTCGATCGGATTGCCTCAGAAATTGCCAGTCTTCATAATGCGATCGTTAGGTGGCGATCGCACTTACGGTAA